The genomic DNA AGGTCAGGCTGCCGCCGGCCACCAGCAGATCGCCCATCTGACCCTGGGCAAGCGGCTGTCCGGCCTCATCGGCCACCCGCAGCTCATAGCCCTCGACCGGCAGGCCCGAACTGCCCGGGCGGACGCGGCCGGCGCGGTTCGACAGAAAAATATGCAGGGCTTCGGTCGTGCCGATGCCGTCCAGAATTTCCAGGCCGAAGCGCGCCTTCCAGCGCGTGAACAGCTCGCCGGGCAACGGCTCGCC from Desulfurellaceae bacterium includes the following:
- a CDS encoding AMP-binding protein, whose protein sequence is MFRAISEYRPSLFFGVPTLYASMLQIPDVESRYDLSSLRLCVSAGEPLPGELFTRWKARFGLEILDGIGTTEALHIFLSNRAGRVRPGSSGLPVEGYELRVADEAGQPLAQGQMGDLLVAGGSLT